Below is a window of Sciurus carolinensis chromosome 6, mSciCar1.2, whole genome shotgun sequence DNA.
CCCCGAcgtaggggtggggtgggggccgGGGTGTGCTGAGCCGAAAGGGCTGGCCTACCTGCTTGCTGGGGTATTTGGGGGGGTTGGTGCGGTAGCTGTAGTCGGAGTACTGCTCAGAGCCCGTGGACGTGGTGTCCCCGGTGCCCACAAATGTGTTTGCAGGCGGCAGGTCTTGCACCACCTGGTGCTTCTTGGAGGCCGAGGGTGACTGGGGCTGCAGCTGGATAGAAGGCAGTGGGGAGTTAGAACGGTAGTGGCGGCCCAGGTCAGGGCTACCTGGTGGGTAGTTGAGGGGCAGATGGATGCGGGGACTGTCCCCAGGTGCATCGCTCATCAGGTTGAACTTGAGGGACTTCTGCAGTCCAGCCTCGTCTTCGTCCTCCACTGGCTTCACAGGCTTCGGGGACTTGCTCTTCTTGCCCTTGCTCTTGTTTCCCTTGGAGGCTTTGCCACTGGGCTTGGGGGCATACAGGTCCTTGGTCTCTTTCTTTCCAGCCTGGTAGCCACTTTTGGCCTCCCGCTGCCGGCAGTAACGCACAAGCACTGCCAGGGCAATGAGCAAGGCCACAGCCACGACACCAGCCACCACACCAAAGAGGATGTTGCCGCGCTGCTTGGAGCGCTCATATTCTGGATCCCCAGCAATGTCAATATCCAGCGGTGTGTCCAGGCTGTGACCCAGTAGGGTCTCCAGCAGTGTGCGATTGGCTAGGGTCTCATTGACATACAGGTGGACCAAGGCTGTGCCATAGCGTGGGGGCTTGCCACGGTCACTGACCTTCACCACAAGGCGGTGCAGTCCGTGGTGGcgcctctcaatctccttctccAGGGTGATGGCACCTGAATGTGGCCCGATTTGGAAGAGTCCATAAGGGTTGCCACCAGCGATGCTGTAGGTCAGCTCAGCATTGACACCAGAGTCAATGTCCTCagctgtcacctggctgaccGTCTCACCAAGACGTGTCTGGGGGGTCAGCAGCCGGTGGGATGTGTTGGAGGGAGCAGTGATAAAGGGTGCATTGTCATTCTCATCTAGCACGTTGATGGTGACGCCAACGTAAGCTGAGCGAGGTGGGATGCCACCATCCACTGCCTTCAGCTGAAAGGTGTAGGTGCTCTGTTGTTCTCGATCAAAGCTTAGGCTGGACAGGATAGTACCTGTACCATTCTGGATAACAAAGTCACCATTGTCTTGTTCCACTGAGAGTTGCACCCGGGCATTCTCCCCCTTGTCCCCATCGATGACAGTCACCATGCCCACTGGACTCAGTGCTGGCATGTTCTCCATCACTGAGAAGTTGTAGCCGCTCAGCATAAATTTGGGGTCATTGTCATTGCAGTCCAGCACATTGACAAGGACGGTGGCTGtgccctggaggctggggctgcCCCGGTCAGCTGCCACTACTTTCAACTCATAGCTGTCTCTCTGTTCCCGATCAAGGGATGTCTTCACCCGGATTTCTCCATTCTCTGGGGAGATGGTGAAGAGGCCTTGGGCAGCCGGCTCAGGCTCCAGAGAGTAAACTAGCTCTGCATTAGAGCCAGAGTCGGCATCACTGGCAGTGACCTCGGCCACCACTTCACCAGGCTTGTTGTTTTCTGGAAAGGCGACCTCAGTGATGCTCTGGGTGAAGACAGGTGCATTATCATTGACGTCCACCACCTGCACCTTGAGGGAGTTGGTGCTAGAGAGAGGGGGGTTGCCAGAGTCCACAGCCACAATTTCAATGGTGTAGTCTTTGACTTTCTCATAGTCAAGCGGGGTGGTGGTCTGCAGGAAGTACTTCTTCTTGCTGTCACTGCCCGTCTCACTGGCTTGGCGAAGTTGGAAGGGCACGTCACCTGCTACCACACAGGTGACAGCTGCATTCTCTCCCTCATCTCGGTCAGATACCTGTACCAGAGCTACGGCTGTCTCTTCTGCCACATCCTCTGAGATGTTAGCCATCCCATCTTGATGAGTCACCAGTCCTATGCCTCGGATTTCAATGGTGGGGGCATTGTCATTCATGTCCTTCACAGTCACAACCACTTGGGCACGGGCACTCTTGGGGTTGGCGCCTCGGTCCTTGGCAAGCACAGAGAAGCGCAGGGTGCTTAGATCCTCACGGTCCACAGGGCCCTGAACAGTGATGAGTCCAGTGTTTCTGTCCAGTCGCAGAAGACGCCTCACAACTTCAGGTGCTTGGTGGAACGTGTAGTCGATCTCTGCATTGGCGCCTTGATCTGAATCATTAGCTTTCACCTATAGGGTAGAAGCAAAAACCAAGGAGAACAGGCTGGGTTAGACCAGGGATAGCAAGTTCAGGGGTGCATGAGCTGCTAATGTCCTTTCCAACAATCATGGCATACACAATACATCTAACTTAGTGCCCTTTCCAAAAGTGGCATGTGTATAGTCTTTTCCCCAGTCCTGGCACTTTGGCAGACACTACTAAGCTCTTTTCCTGAGGAGCCCAGATGTAGCCTGCAAATCCTCAACAGTGATACAGTCCACTAATAGAGATGGGACATGGCAAAATTAAACTCCTTCTCATTCCTCTACAGGTCCACCCAAATATGGGGGTTAGGATCTAACTTGCAACACTTTCATCCAATTAAAGTTCTCCTAACCATCTGAAGCGATGGAAAGGTGGGTTGGTAGTTGAGATGgtgcacatatatgtgtatgattgTGAGctgtgtgtgcttatgtgtgaCTGTAAGaaggtgtatgtgtgtttgtgtgcaagAGTGGAGAACCACATACCCACCTGGAGGTCACAGGTGAGGGAATTGCTTCTGAAAGCAGTCAGGTAGTGATGTGGGTCAGAGGGAGCCTGCCAGGCCAGGCCCAGCCACTGCTCTGTCAAACTGGGGAAACCTGTTTCAGCAGTTCCTTCGACTGCTGGCTGGTGCTGGCAAGGCACCAATGTGAGGAATCCGGCCTGAGCCTGCGGCCAGGAGGGAGGGGTTGGTGCAGGCCACAGAGCCTGCTGGCAGCGGGCTGGGCTCCCAGCATCAAACAATGAACTGTCTGTCCCTTTGCAGTGGGCACGCCCTCCCACGCCAACACCGACGCGCACTGGGTCCAAGTCTATACAAACACTGGCGGTAATGGGACAAAAAGAATCAGGTGGAACTGGCCATGAGGAACCACTTCTCAGGGTGAAACATGAGGGCTGGAGTTAGGTCAAGTCAGACAAATGTGATGGCGGGGTGTGGTGTGGTGGGGGGCTAGGCATAACCTGGCAGAGTCTCTAGGGAGTAAAACAGAAG
It encodes the following:
- the Pcdh1 gene encoding protocadherin-1 isoform X2, encoding MGSLRPSPGPGGQRLLLPPLLLVLLLLLAPSTGHATRVVYKVPEEQPPNTLIGSLAADYGFPDVGHLYKLEVGAPYLRVDGKTGDIFTTETSIDREGLRECQNQLPGEPCILEFEVSITDLVQNGSPRLLEGQIEVQDINDNTPNFASPVITLAIPENTNIGSLFPIPLASDRDAGPNGVASYELQAGPEAQELFGLQVAEDQEEKQPQLIVMGNLDRERWDSYDLTIKVQDGGSPPRASSALLRVTVLDTNDNAPKFERPSYEAELSENSPIGHSVIQVKANDSDQGANAEIDYTFHQAPEVVRRLLRLDRNTGLITVQGPVDREDLSTLRFSVLAKDRGANPKSARAQVVVTVKDMNDNAPTIEIRGIGLVTHQDGMANISEDVAEETAVALVQVSDRDEGENAAVTCVVAGDVPFQLRQASETGSDSKKKYFLQTTTPLDYEKVKDYTIEIVAVDSGNPPLSSTNSLKVQVVDVNDNAPVFTQSITEVAFPENNKPGEVVAEVTASDADSGSNAELVYSLEPEPAAQGLFTISPENGEIRVKTSLDREQRDSYELKVVAADRGSPSLQGTATVLVNVLDCNDNDPKFMLSGYNFSVMENMPALSPVGMVTVIDGDKGENARVQLSVEQDNGDFVIQNGTGTILSSLSFDREQQSTYTFQLKAVDGGIPPRSAYVGVTINVLDENDNAPFITAPSNTSHRLLTPQTRLGETVSQVTAEDIDSGVNAELTYSIAGGNPYGLFQIGPHSGAITLEKEIERRHHGLHRLVVKVSDRGKPPRYGTALVHLYVNETLANRTLLETLLGHSLDTPLDIDIAGDPEYERSKQRGNILFGVVAGVVAVALLIALAVLVRYCRQREAKSGYQAGKKETKDLYAPKPSGKASKGNKSKGKKSKSPKPVKPVEDEDEAGLQKSLKFNLMSDAPGDSPRIHLPLNYPPGSPDLGRHYRSNSPLPSIQLQPQSPSASKKHQVVQDLPPANTFVGTGDTTSTGSEQYSDYSYRTNPPKYPSKQLPHRRVTFSATSQAQELQDPSQHSYYDSGLEESETPSSKSSSGPRLGPLALPEDHYERTTPDGSIGEMEHPENDLRPLPDVAMTGTCTRECSEFGHSDTCWMPGQSSPSRRTKSSALKLSTFVPYQDRGGQEPAGAGSPSPPEDRNTKTAPVRLLPSYSAFSHSSHDSCKDSATLEEIPLTQTSDFPPAATPASAQTAKREIYL
- the Pcdh1 gene encoding protocadherin-1 isoform X3, yielding MDSGAGDRCCPEAALLIVEPARMGSLRPSPGPGGQRLLLPPLLLVLLLLLAPSTGHATRVVYKVPEEQPPNTLIGSLAADYGFPDVGHLYKLEVGAPYLRVDGKTGDIFTTETSIDREGLRECQNQLPGEPCILEFEVSITDLVQNGSPRLLEGQIEVQDINDNTPNFASPVITLAIPENTNIGSLFPIPLASDRDAGPNGVASYELQAGPEAQELFGLQVAEDQEEKQPQLIVMGNLDRERWDSYDLTIKVQDGGSPPRASSALLRVTVLDTNDNAPKFERPSYEAELSENSPIGHSVIQVKANDSDQGANAEIDYTFHQAPEVVRRLLRLDRNTGLITVQGPVDREDLSTLRFSVLAKDRGANPKSARAQVVVTVKDMNDNAPTIEIRGIGLVTHQDGMANISEDVAEETAVALVQVSDRDEGENAAVTCVVAGDVPFQLRQASETGSDSKKKYFLQTTTPLDYEKVKDYTIEIVAVDSGNPPLSSTNSLKVQVVDVNDNAPVFTQSITEVAFPENNKPGEVVAEVTASDADSGSNAELVYSLEPEPAAQGLFTISPENGEIRVKTSLDREQRDSYELKVVAADRGSPSLQGTATVLVNVLDCNDNDPKFMLSGYNFSVMENMPALSPVGMVTVIDGDKGENARVQLSVEQDNGDFVIQNGTGTILSSLSFDREQQSTYTFQLKAVDGGIPPRSAYVGVTINVLDENDNAPFITAPSNTSHRLLTPQTRLGETVSQVTAEDIDSGVNAELTYSIAGGNPYGLFQIGPHSGAITLEKEIERRHHGLHRLVVKVSDRGKPPRYGTALVHLYVNETLANRTLLETLLGHSLDTPLDIDIAGDPEYERSKQRGNILFGVVAGVVAVALLIALAVLVRYCRQREAKSGYQAGKKETKDLYAPKPSGKASKGNKSKGKKSKSPKPVKPVEDEDEAGLQKSLKFNLMSDAPGDSPRIHLPLNYPPGSPDLGRHYRSNSPLPSIQLQPQSPSASKKHQVVQDLPPANTFVGTGDTTSTGSEQYSDYSYRTNPPKYPSKQLPHRRVTFSATSQAQELQDPSQHSYYDSGLEESETPSSKSSSGPRLGPLALPEDHYERTTPDGSIGEMEHPENEPAGRSRP
- the Pcdh1 gene encoding protocadherin-1 isoform X1; translation: MDSGAGDRCCPEAALLIVEPARMGSLRPSPGPGGQRLLLPPLLLVLLLLLAPSTGHATRVVYKVPEEQPPNTLIGSLAADYGFPDVGHLYKLEVGAPYLRVDGKTGDIFTTETSIDREGLRECQNQLPGEPCILEFEVSITDLVQNGSPRLLEGQIEVQDINDNTPNFASPVITLAIPENTNIGSLFPIPLASDRDAGPNGVASYELQAGPEAQELFGLQVAEDQEEKQPQLIVMGNLDRERWDSYDLTIKVQDGGSPPRASSALLRVTVLDTNDNAPKFERPSYEAELSENSPIGHSVIQVKANDSDQGANAEIDYTFHQAPEVVRRLLRLDRNTGLITVQGPVDREDLSTLRFSVLAKDRGANPKSARAQVVVTVKDMNDNAPTIEIRGIGLVTHQDGMANISEDVAEETAVALVQVSDRDEGENAAVTCVVAGDVPFQLRQASETGSDSKKKYFLQTTTPLDYEKVKDYTIEIVAVDSGNPPLSSTNSLKVQVVDVNDNAPVFTQSITEVAFPENNKPGEVVAEVTASDADSGSNAELVYSLEPEPAAQGLFTISPENGEIRVKTSLDREQRDSYELKVVAADRGSPSLQGTATVLVNVLDCNDNDPKFMLSGYNFSVMENMPALSPVGMVTVIDGDKGENARVQLSVEQDNGDFVIQNGTGTILSSLSFDREQQSTYTFQLKAVDGGIPPRSAYVGVTINVLDENDNAPFITAPSNTSHRLLTPQTRLGETVSQVTAEDIDSGVNAELTYSIAGGNPYGLFQIGPHSGAITLEKEIERRHHGLHRLVVKVSDRGKPPRYGTALVHLYVNETLANRTLLETLLGHSLDTPLDIDIAGDPEYERSKQRGNILFGVVAGVVAVALLIALAVLVRYCRQREAKSGYQAGKKETKDLYAPKPSGKASKGNKSKGKKSKSPKPVKPVEDEDEAGLQKSLKFNLMSDAPGDSPRIHLPLNYPPGSPDLGRHYRSNSPLPSIQLQPQSPSASKKHQVVQDLPPANTFVGTGDTTSTGSEQYSDYSYRTNPPKYPSKQLPHRRVTFSATSQAQELQDPSQHSYYDSGLEESETPSSKSSSGPRLGPLALPEDHYERTTPDGSIGEMEHPENDLRPLPDVAMTGTCTRECSEFGHSDTCWMPGQSSPSRRTKSSALKLSTFVPYQDRGGQEPAGAGSPSPPEDRNTKTAPVRLLPSYSAFSHSSHDSCKDSATLEEIPLTQTSDFPPAATPASAQTAKREIYL